In Hypomesus transpacificus isolate Combined female chromosome 4, fHypTra1, whole genome shotgun sequence, the following are encoded in one genomic region:
- the LOC124466914 gene encoding 26S proteasome non-ATPase regulatory subunit 4-like isoform X1, which produces MGLESTMVCVDNSEYMRNGDFLPTRLQAQQDAVNIVCHSKTRSNPENTVGLITMANNCEVLSTLTPDAGRILSKLHAVQPRGQICFCTGIRVAHLALKHRQGKNHKMRIIAFVGSPVEDSEKDLVKLAKRLKKEKVNVDIINFGEEELNTEKLTAFIKTLNGNEGTGSHLVTVPPGPSLADALLSSPILAGEGGSMMGLGASDFEFGVDPSADPELALALRVSMEEQRQRQEEEARRVTAASATEAGIPTPTQDESEEALLKMSVSQPETGPAALPDFSSMTEDEQIAYAMQMSLAGGVEYGDAMETGASMDIAESAKEEDDYDVMQDPEFLQSVLENLPGVDPNNEAIRNAMGSLASQTGNKPDSKKDEEKKK; this is translated from the exons ATGGGGCTAGAAAGTACCATGGTGTG CGTGGACAATAGTGAGTACATGCGAAATGGAGACTTTCTACCCACCAGACTTCAGGCACAGCAAGATGCTGTCAACATTGTCTGCCACTCCAAAACGCGCAGCAACCCGGAAAACACCGTTGGCCTTATCACAATGGCCAA TAACTGTGAGGTTCTTTCCACACTGACGCCGGATGCAGGCCGCATCCTGTCCAAGCTGCATGCTGTCCAGCCCCGTGGTCAGATCTGCTTCTGCACTGGCATCAGAGTGGCCCAT CTTGCTCTTAAGCACAGACAGGGAAAGAACCACAAGATGAGGATCATTGCATTTGTGGGAAGCCCCGTTGAAGACAGTGAAAAAGAT CTTGTTAAAttggccaagcgtttgaaaaaGGAGAAGGTGAATGTGGATATCATCAATTTTGGAGAAGAG GAGCTAAACACAGAAAAGCTGACTGCCTTCATCAAAACGCTGAATGGGAATGAGGGGACTGGCTCCCACCTGGTAACTGTTCCCCCAGGGCCCAGCCTGGCCGACGCCCTACTCTCCTCCCCCATTCTGGCCGGAGAGGGTGGCTCCATGATGGGCTTGGGCGCTAGCGATTTTGAGTTTGGTGTAGACCCCAGCGCAGACCCAGAGCTTGCACTG GCCCTGCGTGTGtccatggaggagcagagacagaggcaagagGAGGAGGCTAGAAGGGTGACTGCTGCCTCTGCCACCGAGGCTGGCATACCCACTCCCACTCAAGATG AATCTGAGGAGGCTTTGCTGAAGATGTCAGTGTCTCAGCCGGAGACGGGACCGGCAGCACTGCCTGACTTCAGCAGCATGACTGAGGACGAGCAGATAGCCTATGCCATGCAGATGTCCTTggctggaggag TAGAGTATGGAGATGCTATGGAAACAGGAGCCTCCATGGACATTGCAGAGTCAGCTAAA GAGGAGGATGACTATGATGTCATGCAGGATCCAGAGTTCCTCCAGAGCGTGCTGGAGAACCTGCCGGGGGTCGACCCCAACAACGAGGCCATCCGCAATGCCATGGGCTCTCTGGCTTCCCAGACTGGTAACAAGCCAGACAGCAAGAAGGAcgaggagaaaaagaaataa
- the LOC124466914 gene encoding 26S proteasome non-ATPase regulatory subunit 4-like isoform X2 → MGLESTMVCVDNSEYMRNGDFLPTRLQAQQDAVNIVCHSKTRSNPENTVGLITMANNCEVLSTLTPDAGRILSKLHAVQPRGQICFCTGIRVAHLALKHRQGKNHKMRIIAFVGSPVEDSEKDLVKLAKRLKKEKVNVDIINFGEEELNTEKLTAFIKTLNGNEGTGSHLVTVPPGPSLADALLSSPILAGEGGSMMGLGASDFEFGVDPSADPELALALRVSMEEQRQRQEEEARRVTAASATEAGIPTPTQDESEEALLKMSVSQPETGPAALPDFSSMTEDEQIAYAMQMSLAGGEYGDAMETGASMDIAESAKEEDDYDVMQDPEFLQSVLENLPGVDPNNEAIRNAMGSLASQTGNKPDSKKDEEKKK, encoded by the exons ATGGGGCTAGAAAGTACCATGGTGTG CGTGGACAATAGTGAGTACATGCGAAATGGAGACTTTCTACCCACCAGACTTCAGGCACAGCAAGATGCTGTCAACATTGTCTGCCACTCCAAAACGCGCAGCAACCCGGAAAACACCGTTGGCCTTATCACAATGGCCAA TAACTGTGAGGTTCTTTCCACACTGACGCCGGATGCAGGCCGCATCCTGTCCAAGCTGCATGCTGTCCAGCCCCGTGGTCAGATCTGCTTCTGCACTGGCATCAGAGTGGCCCAT CTTGCTCTTAAGCACAGACAGGGAAAGAACCACAAGATGAGGATCATTGCATTTGTGGGAAGCCCCGTTGAAGACAGTGAAAAAGAT CTTGTTAAAttggccaagcgtttgaaaaaGGAGAAGGTGAATGTGGATATCATCAATTTTGGAGAAGAG GAGCTAAACACAGAAAAGCTGACTGCCTTCATCAAAACGCTGAATGGGAATGAGGGGACTGGCTCCCACCTGGTAACTGTTCCCCCAGGGCCCAGCCTGGCCGACGCCCTACTCTCCTCCCCCATTCTGGCCGGAGAGGGTGGCTCCATGATGGGCTTGGGCGCTAGCGATTTTGAGTTTGGTGTAGACCCCAGCGCAGACCCAGAGCTTGCACTG GCCCTGCGTGTGtccatggaggagcagagacagaggcaagagGAGGAGGCTAGAAGGGTGACTGCTGCCTCTGCCACCGAGGCTGGCATACCCACTCCCACTCAAGATG AATCTGAGGAGGCTTTGCTGAAGATGTCAGTGTCTCAGCCGGAGACGGGACCGGCAGCACTGCCTGACTTCAGCAGCATGACTGAGGACGAGCAGATAGCCTATGCCATGCAGATGTCCTTggctggaggag AGTATGGAGATGCTATGGAAACAGGAGCCTCCATGGACATTGCAGAGTCAGCTAAA GAGGAGGATGACTATGATGTCATGCAGGATCCAGAGTTCCTCCAGAGCGTGCTGGAGAACCTGCCGGGGGTCGACCCCAACAACGAGGCCATCCGCAATGCCATGGGCTCTCTGGCTTCCCAGACTGGTAACAAGCCAGACAGCAAGAAGGAcgaggagaaaaagaaataa